A single window of Salminus brasiliensis chromosome 18, fSalBra1.hap2, whole genome shotgun sequence DNA harbors:
- the LOC140539490 gene encoding kallikrein-7-like, producing MVVTVLLLLSFLAEGVVSSAVQKRLVSSSPCPGTERLHHVRVVHESNDGTSMTCGGTLINKKWVITASHCYGGRSGTLKVEVGGHPKNSVKKQMKINANDIMVYPKNPSEEPIMLLKLPKSVKNVPAMIPPGDCMAPSDGEELTVSGRGATTAEGGPGVRDLMCLEVKTLSKSHCPDLSGRSYEKYKYIYCGGRTGKAKIKACKGDSGSGLLKKEKISKKSFFFWTKEEDVDMLYGVLISGHNACEGKFVFVDICAKPIKKWIDSVLK from the exons ATGGTGGTGACTGTTCTCCTGCTGCTCTCGTTTTTGGCAGAAG GTGTGGtgtcctctgctgttcagaaGCGCCTGGTGTCTTCGAGCCCATGTCCTGGAACTGAGAGACTCCATCATGTCCGGGTGGTGCATGAATCTAACGATGGCACCAGCATGACATGCGGTGGCACACTCATTAACAAGAAATGGGTGATCACTGCATCACATTGCTATGGTGGGAGAAGCGG CACCCTGAAAGTGGAGGTTGGTGGGCATCCAAAGAACTCAGTGAAAAAGCAAATGAAGATCAATGCCAATGATATCATGGTTTATCCAAAGAACCCATCAGAGGAGCCCATCATGTTGCTGAAGCTCCCGAAGTCTGTGAAAAACGTTCCAGCCATGATCCCACCTGGAGACTGCATGGCTCCGAGTGATGGAGAGGAGCTGACGGTGTCTGGCCGTGGCGCCACCACTGCTGAGGGAG GTCCGGGGGTGAGAGACCTGATGTGCCTGGAGGTGAAAACCCTCAGCAAGAGTCACTGCCCCGACCTTTCTGGCAGAAGCTATGAAAAGTACAAGTACATCTACTGTGGGGGAAGAACCGGCAAAGCCAAAATCAAAGCCTGCAAG GGTGATTCCGGTTCCGGTCTCCTGAAGAAGGAAAAAATTTCGAAGAAATCTTTCTTTTTCTGGACCAAGGAGGAAGATGTTGATATGCTGTACGGAGTGCTCATCAGCGGACACAACGCATGCGAGGGCAAATTTGTGTTTGTTGACATCTGTGCCAAACCCATAAAGAAGTGGATAGACAGCGTTTTGAAATGA
- the LOC140539358 gene encoding trypsin-like, whose amino-acid sequence MVATVLLLLSFFAEGVVSSAVQKRLVSAITCPNTERLHHVRVVHEFHNGTSMMCGGTLIHKTWVITASHCYGGRDGTLKVEVGGHPKNSVKKQMKINANDIRVYPKNPSEEPIMLLKLPKSVKNVPAMIPPGDCMAPSDGEELTVSGRGATTAEGGPGVRDLMCLVVKTLSKSHCPDLSDSNYEKYKYIYCGEKTLNAEIKACKGDSGSGLLKKESILKSSFVFWTKEKKVDVMYGVLISGHDACEDKIVFVDICAKPIKEWIDSVLK is encoded by the exons ATGGTGGCGACTGTTCTCCTGCTGCTCTCGTTTTTTGCGGAAG GTGTGGtgtcctctgctgttcagaaGCGTCTGGTGTCTGCGATCACATGTCCTAACACCGAGAGACTCCATCATGTCCGGGTGGTGCACGAATTTCATAATGGTACCAGCATGATGTGTGGCGGCACGCTCATCCACAAAACCTGGGTGATCACTGCATCCCACTGTTATGGTGGGAGAGACGG CACCCTGAAAGTGGAGGTTGGTGGGCATCCAAAGAACTCAGTGAAAAAGCAAATGAAGATCAATGCCAATGATATCAGGGTTTATCCAAAGAACCCGTCAGAGGAGCCCATCATGTTGCTGAAGCTCCCGAAGTCTGTGAAAAACGTTCCAGCCATGATCCCACCTGGAGACTGCATGGCTCCGAGTGACGGAGAGGAGCTGACGGTGTCTGGCCGTGGCGCCACCACTGCTGAGGGAG GTCCGGGGGTGAGAGACCTGATGTGCCTGGTGGTGAAAACCCTCAGCAAGAGTCACTGCCCCGACCTCTCTGACAGCAACTATGAGAAGTACAAGTACATCTACTGTGGGGAAAAAACTCTCAATGCAGAGATCAAAGCCTGCAAA GGTGATTCCGGTTCCGGTCTCCTGAAGAAGGAAAGTATTTTAAAGTCATCTTTTGTTTTCTGGACCAAGGAGAAAAAGGTCGATGTGATGTACGGAGTCCTCATCAGCGGACACGACGCATGCGAGGACAAAATCGTGTTTGTTGACATCTGTGCCAAACCCATAAAGGAGTGGATAGACAGTGTTTTGAAATGA